One stretch of Streptomyces sp. 135 DNA includes these proteins:
- the carB gene encoding carbamoyl-phosphate synthase large subunit has product MPKRTDIQSVLVIGSGPIVIGQAAEFDYSGTQACRVLKAEGLRVILVNSNPATIMTDPEIADATYVEPITPEFVEKIIAKERPDALLPTLGGQTALNTAISMHEQGVLEKYGVELIGANVEAINKGEDRDLFKGVVEEVRKKIGHGESARSYICHSMDDVLKGVEELGGYPVVVRPSFTMGGAGSGFAHDEEELRRIAGQGLTLSPTTEVLLEESILGWKEYELELMRDKNDNVVVVCSIENFDPMGVHTGDSITVAPAMTLTDREYQVLRDVGIAIIREVGVDTGGCNIQFAVDPKDGRVIVIEMNPRVSRSSALASKATGFPIAKIAAKLAVGYTLDEIPNDITEKTPASFEPTLDYVVVKAPRFAFEKFPSADSTLTTTMKSVGEAMAIGRNFPEALQKALRSLEKKGSQFTFVGEPGDKALLLEEAVRPTDGRINSVMQAIRAGATPDEIFDATKIDPWFVDQLFLIKEIADELAAAERMDADLLAEAKRHGFSDAQIAEIRGLGEDVVREVRQTLGVRPVYKTVDTCAAEFAAKTPYFYSSYDEESEVAEREKPAVIILGSGPNRIGQGIEFDYSCVHASFALSDAGYETVMVNCNPETVSTDYDTSDRLYFEPLTLEDVLEIVHAEAQAGPIAGVIVQLGGQTPLGLAQALKDNGVPIVGTSPEAIHAAEDRGAFGRVLAEAGLPAPKHGTATTFDEAKAIADEIGYPVLVRPSYVLGGRGMEIVYDEVRLAAYIEESTEISPSRPVLVDRFLDDAIEIDVDALYDGTELYLGGVMEHIEEAGIHSGDSACALPPITLGGFDIKRLRASTEGIAKGVGVRGLINIQFAMAGDILYVLEANPRASRTVPFTSKATAVPLAKAAARISLGATVAELRAEGMLPRHGDGGTLPMDAPISVKEAVMPWSRFRDIHGRGVDTVLGPEMRSTGEVMGIDSVFGTAYAKSQAGAYGPLPTKGRAFISVANRDKRSMIFPARELVAHGFELFATSGTAEVLKRNGLPATVVRKQSEGEGPNGEKTIVQLIHDGGVDLIVNTPYGTGGRLDGYEIRTAAVARSVPCLTTVQALAAAVQGIDALNRGEVSVRSLQEHAERLTAARD; this is encoded by the coding sequence GTGCCTAAGCGCACCGATATCCAGTCCGTCCTGGTCATCGGCTCCGGCCCGATCGTCATCGGTCAGGCCGCCGAGTTCGACTACTCCGGCACCCAGGCGTGCCGGGTCCTCAAGGCCGAGGGCCTGCGCGTCATCCTCGTCAACTCCAACCCGGCGACGATCATGACCGACCCGGAGATCGCCGACGCCACGTACGTCGAGCCGATCACCCCGGAGTTCGTCGAGAAGATCATCGCCAAGGAGCGTCCGGACGCGCTGCTGCCGACGCTGGGCGGCCAGACGGCCCTCAACACGGCGATCTCCATGCACGAGCAGGGCGTCCTGGAGAAGTACGGCGTCGAACTCATCGGGGCCAACGTCGAGGCGATCAACAAGGGCGAGGACCGCGACCTCTTCAAGGGCGTCGTCGAAGAGGTCCGCAAGAAGATCGGGCACGGCGAGTCCGCCCGCTCGTACATCTGCCACTCCATGGACGACGTCCTCAAGGGCGTCGAGGAGCTCGGCGGCTACCCCGTCGTCGTCCGCCCCTCCTTCACCATGGGCGGCGCCGGCTCCGGCTTCGCCCACGACGAGGAGGAGCTCCGCCGTATCGCCGGGCAGGGCCTGACCCTCTCGCCGACCACCGAGGTGCTCCTGGAGGAGTCCATCCTCGGCTGGAAGGAGTACGAGCTGGAGCTGATGCGCGACAAGAACGACAACGTCGTGGTCGTCTGCTCCATCGAGAACTTCGACCCGATGGGCGTGCACACCGGTGACTCGATCACCGTCGCGCCCGCGATGACGCTGACCGACCGCGAGTACCAGGTCCTGCGGGACGTCGGCATCGCGATCATCCGTGAGGTCGGCGTCGACACCGGCGGCTGCAACATCCAGTTCGCGGTCGACCCCAAGGACGGCCGCGTCATCGTCATCGAGATGAACCCGCGCGTCTCGCGGTCCTCCGCGCTCGCTTCGAAGGCCACCGGCTTCCCGATCGCGAAGATCGCCGCCAAGCTGGCCGTCGGCTATACGCTGGACGAGATCCCGAACGACATCACCGAGAAGACGCCGGCCTCCTTCGAGCCGACCCTCGACTACGTCGTCGTCAAGGCCCCCCGCTTCGCCTTCGAGAAGTTCCCGTCGGCGGACTCGACCCTGACGACCACCATGAAGTCGGTCGGCGAGGCCATGGCCATCGGCCGCAACTTCCCCGAGGCCCTCCAGAAGGCGCTGCGGTCGCTGGAGAAGAAGGGCTCGCAGTTCACGTTCGTGGGCGAGCCCGGTGACAAGGCCCTTCTTCTGGAGGAGGCCGTCCGCCCGACCGACGGCCGCATCAACTCCGTCATGCAGGCCATCCGCGCGGGCGCCACCCCGGACGAGATCTTCGACGCCACGAAGATCGACCCGTGGTTCGTCGACCAGCTCTTCCTGATCAAGGAGATCGCGGACGAGCTGGCCGCCGCCGAGCGCATGGACGCCGACCTGCTCGCCGAGGCCAAGCGGCACGGCTTCTCCGACGCCCAGATCGCCGAGATCCGCGGCCTGGGCGAGGACGTCGTCCGCGAGGTGCGCCAGACGCTCGGCGTACGCCCGGTCTACAAGACGGTCGACACCTGCGCCGCCGAGTTCGCCGCGAAGACGCCGTACTTCTACTCCTCGTACGACGAGGAGAGCGAGGTCGCCGAGCGCGAGAAGCCCGCGGTGATCATCCTGGGCTCGGGCCCGAACCGCATCGGCCAGGGCATCGAGTTCGACTACTCCTGCGTCCACGCCTCCTTCGCGCTGAGCGACGCGGGCTACGAGACCGTGATGGTCAACTGCAACCCCGAGACCGTCTCCACGGACTACGACACCTCCGACCGGCTCTACTTCGAGCCGCTCACCCTGGAGGACGTCCTGGAGATCGTCCACGCCGAGGCGCAGGCCGGGCCGATCGCGGGCGTCATCGTCCAGCTCGGCGGCCAGACCCCGCTCGGCCTCGCGCAGGCCCTCAAGGACAACGGCGTCCCCATCGTCGGCACCTCGCCCGAGGCCATCCACGCCGCCGAGGACCGCGGCGCCTTCGGCCGCGTGCTCGCGGAGGCCGGGCTCCCCGCGCCCAAGCACGGCACCGCCACCACGTTCGACGAGGCCAAGGCCATCGCGGACGAGATCGGCTACCCCGTCCTCGTCCGCCCGTCGTACGTGCTCGGCGGCCGCGGCATGGAGATCGTGTACGACGAGGTCCGCCTCGCCGCGTACATCGAGGAGTCGACCGAGATCAGCCCCTCGCGGCCGGTCCTCGTCGACCGCTTCCTGGACGACGCGATCGAGATCGACGTGGACGCCCTCTACGACGGCACCGAGCTCTACCTCGGCGGCGTCATGGAGCACATCGAGGAGGCCGGCATCCACTCCGGCGACTCGGCGTGCGCCCTGCCCCCGATCACGCTCGGCGGCTTCGACATCAAGCGCCTGCGCGCCTCCACGGAGGGCATCGCCAAGGGCGTCGGCGTCCGCGGGCTGATCAACATCCAGTTCGCGATGGCGGGCGACATCTTGTACGTCCTCGAAGCCAACCCGCGCGCCTCCCGCACCGTGCCCTTCACCTCGAAGGCGACCGCGGTGCCGCTGGCCAAGGCCGCCGCCCGGATCTCGCTCGGCGCGACCGTCGCCGAGCTGCGCGCGGAGGGCATGCTGCCCCGGCACGGCGACGGCGGCACGCTGCCGATGGACGCGCCGATCTCCGTCAAGGAGGCCGTCATGCCGTGGTCGCGCTTCCGCGACATCCACGGACGCGGCGTCGACACCGTCCTCGGCCCGGAGATGCGCTCCACGGGTGAGGTCATGGGCATCGACTCGGTGTTCGGCACCGCCTACGCCAAGTCGCAGGCCGGTGCGTACGGCCCGCTGCCGACCAAGGGCCGCGCCTTCATCTCCGTCGCCAACCGCGACAAGCGCTCGATGATCTTCCCGGCGCGTGAACTGGTCGCGCACGGCTTCGAGCTGTTCGCCACGTCCGGCACGGCCGAGGTGCTCAAGCGCAACGGCCTGCCCGCCACGGTGGTGCGCAAGCAGTCCGAGGGCGAGGGCCCGAACGGCGAGAAGACCATCGTCCAGCTCATCCACGACGGCGGCGTCGACCTCATCGTCAACACCCCGTACGGCACCGGCGGCCGCCTCGACGGCTACGAGATCCGTACGGCCGCCGTGGCGCGCTCCGTGCCGTGCCTGACGACGGTCCAGGCGCTCGCCGCCGCCGTCCAGGGCATCGACGCGCTCAACCGCGGCGAGGTGAGCGTCCGTTCGCTCCAGGAACACGCGGAACGCCTGACCGCGGCCCGCGACTAG
- a CDS encoding quinone-dependent dihydroorotate dehydrogenase: MYKLFFNLVFKRMDPEQAHHLAFRWIRLAARIPVLRTYLAAALAPRHEELRTEAFGLRMHGPFGLAAGFDKNAVAIDGMSMLGFDHIEIGTVTGEPQPGNPKKRLFRLVQDRALINRMGFNNEGSAAVAERLAARTAVFKTVVGVNIGKTKVVPEEEAVGDYVKSTERLARHADYLVVNVSSPNTPGLRNLQATESLRPLLTAVREAADRSVEGRRVPLLVKIAPDLADEDIDAVADLAVELGLDGIIATNTTIAREGLGLKSEPTLYGETGGLSGAPLKERSLEVLRRLYARVGDRITLVGVGGIENAEDAWQRILAGATLVQGYSAFIYEGPFWARAIHKGLAARLRTSPYATLADAVGADVRKSA; this comes from the coding sequence ATGTACAAGCTCTTCTTCAACCTCGTCTTCAAGCGCATGGACCCGGAGCAGGCCCACCACCTCGCCTTCCGCTGGATCCGCCTCGCGGCCCGCATTCCCGTGCTGCGCACCTACCTCGCGGCCGCCCTCGCGCCCCGCCACGAGGAACTGCGCACCGAGGCCTTCGGACTGCGGATGCACGGCCCCTTCGGTCTCGCCGCGGGCTTCGACAAGAACGCCGTCGCGATCGACGGGATGTCGATGCTCGGCTTCGACCACATCGAGATCGGCACCGTCACCGGGGAGCCGCAGCCCGGCAACCCCAAGAAGCGGCTCTTCCGCCTCGTGCAGGACCGCGCGCTGATCAACCGCATGGGATTCAACAACGAAGGCTCGGCGGCCGTGGCGGAGCGCCTGGCGGCCCGCACGGCGGTGTTCAAGACCGTCGTCGGCGTGAACATCGGCAAGACCAAGGTCGTGCCGGAGGAGGAGGCCGTCGGCGACTACGTGAAGTCGACCGAGCGCCTGGCCCGCCACGCCGACTACCTCGTCGTCAACGTCTCGTCCCCCAACACCCCGGGGCTGCGCAACCTCCAGGCCACCGAATCGCTGCGCCCGCTCCTGACCGCCGTACGCGAGGCCGCCGACCGCAGCGTCGAGGGCCGACGCGTACCGCTCCTCGTGAAGATCGCCCCTGACCTGGCTGACGAGGACATCGACGCCGTCGCGGACCTCGCCGTCGAGCTCGGCCTGGACGGCATCATCGCCACCAACACGACCATCGCGCGCGAGGGCCTCGGTCTGAAATCCGAACCCACCCTCTACGGAGAGACCGGCGGGCTCTCCGGCGCCCCGCTCAAGGAGCGCTCCCTGGAGGTCCTGCGCCGCCTCTACGCGCGCGTGGGCGACCGCATCACGCTCGTGGGCGTCGGTGGCATCGAGAACGCCGAGGACGCCTGGCAGCGCATCCTCGCCGGCGCCACCCTCGTCCAGGGCTACAGCGCCTTCATCTACGAGGGACCCTTCTGGGCCCGCGCCATCCACAAGGGCCTCGCCGCGCGCCTGCGCACGAGCCCGTACGCCACCCTCGCCGACGCGGTCGGCGCCGACGTGAGGAAGTCCGCATGA
- a CDS encoding integration host factor, producing MALPPLTPEQRAAALEKAAAARRERAEVKNRLKHSGASLHEVIKQGQENDVIGKMKVSALLESLPGVGKVRAKQIMERLGISESRRVRGLGSNQIASLEREFGGGAA from the coding sequence GTGGCTCTTCCGCCCCTTACCCCTGAACAGCGCGCAGCCGCGCTCGAAAAGGCCGCCGCGGCTCGCCGGGAGCGGGCCGAGGTCAAGAATCGACTCAAGCACTCCGGTGCCTCGCTTCACGAGGTCATCAAGCAGGGCCAGGAGAACGATGTCATCGGCAAGATGAAGGTCTCCGCCCTCCTGGAGTCCCTGCCGGGCGTGGGCAAGGTCCGCGCCAAGCAGATCATGGAGCGTCTTGGCATCTCCGAGAGCCGCCGCGTGCGCGGTCTCGGCTCCAATCAGATCGCGTCTCTTGAGCGCGAGTTCGGCGGTGGCGCTGCCTGA
- a CDS encoding dihydroorotase, translating into MSKILIRGAKVLGGEAQDVLIDGETIADVGTGLAAEGATVVEAEGKILLPGLVDLHTHLREPGREDSETVLTGTRAAASGGYTAVFAMANTFPVADTAGVVEQVYRLGKESGYCDVQPIGAVTVGLEGKKLAELGAMHESAAGVTVFSDDGKCVDDAVIMRRALEYVKAFGGVVAQHAQEPRLTEGAQMNEGVVSAELGLGGWPAVAEESIIARDVLLAEHVGSRVHICHLSTAGSVEIVRWAKSRGIDVTAEVTPHHLLLTDELVRSYNPVYKVNPPLRTERDVMALREALADGTIDIVATDHAPHPHEDKDCEWAAAAMGMVGLETALSVVQQTMVETGLLTWEAVADRMSFKPARIGRATGHGRPVSAGEPANLVLVDADYRGEVDPAGFASRSRNTPYEGRELPGRVTHTWLRGRATLVDGNLA; encoded by the coding sequence ATGAGCAAGATCCTGATCCGTGGTGCGAAGGTGCTGGGCGGCGAGGCGCAGGACGTCCTCATCGACGGGGAGACCATCGCCGATGTCGGCACCGGGCTCGCCGCCGAGGGCGCGACCGTCGTCGAGGCCGAGGGCAAGATCCTCCTGCCGGGTCTCGTCGACCTCCACACCCACCTGCGCGAGCCGGGCCGCGAGGACTCCGAGACCGTCCTGACCGGTACGCGCGCCGCCGCCTCCGGTGGCTACACCGCCGTCTTCGCCATGGCCAACACCTTCCCCGTCGCCGACACCGCCGGCGTCGTCGAGCAGGTCTACCGGCTCGGCAAGGAGTCCGGCTACTGCGACGTGCAGCCCATCGGCGCCGTCACCGTCGGCCTGGAGGGCAAGAAGCTCGCCGAGCTGGGCGCCATGCACGAGTCCGCCGCCGGGGTGACCGTCTTCTCCGACGACGGCAAGTGCGTCGACGACGCCGTGATCATGCGGCGCGCCCTGGAGTACGTGAAGGCCTTCGGCGGCGTCGTCGCCCAGCACGCCCAGGAGCCCCGCCTCACCGAGGGCGCCCAGATGAACGAGGGCGTCGTCTCCGCCGAGCTGGGCCTCGGCGGCTGGCCCGCGGTGGCCGAGGAGTCGATCATCGCCCGGGACGTCCTGCTCGCCGAGCACGTCGGATCCCGCGTCCACATCTGCCACCTCTCGACCGCAGGGTCCGTCGAGATCGTGCGCTGGGCCAAGTCCCGCGGCATCGACGTGACGGCCGAGGTCACCCCGCACCACCTGCTGCTCACCGACGAGCTGGTCCGCTCGTACAACCCGGTCTACAAGGTCAACCCGCCGCTGCGCACCGAGCGCGACGTCATGGCGCTGCGCGAGGCCCTCGCCGACGGCACCATCGACATCGTCGCCACCGACCACGCCCCGCACCCGCACGAGGACAAGGACTGCGAGTGGGCCGCGGCCGCCATGGGCATGGTGGGCCTGGAGACCGCCCTCTCCGTCGTCCAGCAGACGATGGTCGAGACCGGCCTGCTGACCTGGGAGGCGGTCGCCGACCGCATGTCCTTCAAGCCGGCGAGGATCGGCCGAGCCACCGGCCACGGCCGCCCCGTCTCGGCAGGTGAGCCCGCGAACCTCGTCCTGGTCGACGCCGATTACCGTGGGGAAGTGGACCCCGCGGGCTTCGCCTCGCGCAGCCGCAACACTCCCTATGAGGGCCGTGAGCTGCCGGGCCGCGTCACGCACACCTGGCTCCGGGGCCGGGCCACGCTCGTCGACGGGAATCTCGCGTGA
- the carA gene encoding glutamine-hydrolyzing carbamoyl-phosphate synthase small subunit, which translates to MTTSTRGAGKAPAVLVLEDGRIFRGRAYGAVGETFGEAVFSTGMTGYQETLTDPSYDRQIVVATAPQIGNTGWNDEDDESGRIWVSGYVVRDPARIPSNWRARRSLDDELAKQGVVGISGIDTRALTRHLRESGSMRSGIFSGTALDSTSGAGPAAHEELVARVQAQPHMKGASLYEEVATKEAYVVPAVGEKKFTVAAIDLGIKGMTPHRMAERGIEVHVLPATATEEEVYAVAPDGVFFSNGPGDPATAEGPVALMAAVLKRKTPLFGICFGNQILGRALGFGTYKLKYGHRGINQPVQDRTTGKVEVTAHNHGFAVDAPLDKVSETPFGRVEVSHVCLNDNVVEGLQLLDQPGFSVQYHPEAAAGPHDAAYLFDRFTSLMNTVLMEGQRA; encoded by the coding sequence ATGACGACCTCCACCCGGGGAGCCGGCAAGGCTCCCGCCGTACTCGTCCTGGAGGACGGCCGCATCTTCCGCGGCCGCGCCTACGGGGCCGTGGGGGAGACCTTCGGCGAAGCGGTGTTCTCCACCGGCATGACCGGCTACCAGGAGACGCTCACCGACCCCTCGTACGACCGCCAGATCGTGGTCGCCACCGCCCCCCAGATCGGCAACACCGGCTGGAACGACGAGGACGACGAGTCGGGCCGCATCTGGGTCTCCGGTTACGTGGTCCGCGACCCCGCCCGCATCCCCTCCAACTGGCGTGCCCGGCGCTCGCTCGACGACGAGCTGGCGAAGCAGGGCGTCGTCGGCATCTCCGGGATCGACACCCGCGCCCTCACCCGCCACCTGCGCGAGAGCGGCTCCATGCGCTCCGGCATCTTCTCCGGCACCGCGCTGGACAGCACCTCCGGCGCGGGCCCCGCCGCCCACGAGGAGCTGGTCGCCCGCGTCCAGGCGCAGCCCCACATGAAGGGCGCCAGCCTGTACGAGGAGGTCGCCACCAAGGAGGCCTACGTCGTCCCGGCCGTCGGCGAGAAGAAGTTCACCGTCGCCGCCATCGACCTCGGCATCAAGGGCATGACCCCGCACCGGATGGCCGAGCGCGGCATCGAGGTGCACGTGCTGCCCGCGACCGCCACCGAGGAGGAGGTGTACGCCGTCGCCCCCGACGGAGTCTTCTTCTCCAACGGCCCGGGCGACCCGGCCACCGCCGAAGGACCGGTCGCGCTGATGGCCGCCGTCCTGAAGCGCAAGACGCCGCTGTTCGGCATCTGCTTCGGCAACCAGATCCTCGGCCGCGCCCTCGGCTTCGGCACGTACAAGCTGAAGTACGGCCACCGCGGCATCAACCAGCCGGTGCAGGACCGCACCACCGGCAAGGTCGAGGTCACCGCGCACAACCACGGCTTCGCCGTGGACGCGCCGCTCGACAAGGTGAGCGAGACCCCCTTCGGCCGCGTCGAGGTCTCCCACGTCTGCCTCAACGACAACGTCGTGGAGGGGCTCCAGCTGCTCGACCAGCCGGGCTTCTCCGTCCAGTACCACCCCGAGGCGGCCGCCGGCCCGCACGACGCCGCGTACCTCTTCGACCGCTTCACGTCTTTGATGAACACCGTCCTGATGGAGGGCCAGCGTGCCTAA
- the rpoZ gene encoding DNA-directed RNA polymerase subunit omega, with protein sequence MSSSITAPEGIINPPIDELLEATDSKYSLVIYAAKRARQINAYYSQLGEGLLEYVGPLVDTHVHEKPLSIALREINAGLLTSEAIEGPAQ encoded by the coding sequence GTGTCCTCTTCCATCACCGCGCCCGAGGGCATCATCAACCCGCCGATTGATGAGCTGCTCGAAGCCACCGACTCGAAGTACAGCCTCGTGATCTACGCCGCCAAGCGCGCGCGCCAGATCAACGCGTACTACTCGCAGCTCGGTGAGGGCCTCCTGGAGTACGTCGGCCCCCTGGTCGACACCCACGTCCACGAGAAGCCCCTCTCGATCGCGCTCCGCGAGATCAACGCGGGCCTGCTGACGTCCGAGGCCATCGAGGGCCCCGCCCAGTAG
- the gmk gene encoding guanylate kinase — MAATSRGTTPVPPDVRPRLTVLSGPSGVGKSTVVAHMRKEHPEVWLSVSATTRKPRPGEKHGVQYFFVSDEEMDKLIANGELLEWAEFAGNRYGTPRRAVLERLEAGEPVLLEIDLQGARLVRESMPEAQLVFLAPPSWDELVRRLTGRGTEAPEVIERRLAAAKIELAAEAEFDTTLVNTSVEDVARELLALMKVL; from the coding sequence ATGGCTGCAACATCCCGGGGGACGACCCCCGTACCCCCGGACGTACGTCCGCGGCTGACCGTGCTCTCCGGCCCCTCCGGGGTCGGCAAGAGCACGGTCGTCGCCCATATGCGCAAGGAACACCCCGAGGTCTGGCTCTCCGTCTCCGCCACCACGCGTAAGCCGCGCCCCGGTGAGAAGCACGGAGTCCAGTACTTCTTCGTCTCCGACGAGGAGATGGACAAGCTGATCGCCAACGGCGAGCTCCTGGAGTGGGCCGAGTTCGCGGGCAACCGCTACGGCACGCCGCGGCGTGCCGTCCTCGAACGCCTGGAGGCGGGCGAACCCGTCCTCCTGGAGATCGACCTCCAGGGCGCGCGCCTGGTGCGCGAGTCGATGCCCGAGGCACAGCTGGTCTTCCTCGCCCCGCCGAGCTGGGACGAGCTGGTCCGCCGGCTCACCGGCCGGGGGACCGAGGCACCCGAGGTGATCGAGCGCAGACTGGCCGCGGCCAAGATCGAGCTCGCCGCCGAGGCCGAGTTCGACACGACCCTGGTCAACACCTCCGTCGAGGACGTGGCCCGTGAGCTGCTAGCCTTGATGAAAGTTCTTTGA
- the coaBC gene encoding bifunctional phosphopantothenoylcysteine decarboxylase/phosphopantothenate--cysteine ligase CoaBC, with amino-acid sequence MEQYASERGETEAVAEKPKVVLGVSGGIAAYKACELLRRLTESGHDVRVVPTASALHFVGAATWSALSGHPVSTEVWSDVHEVPHVRIGQHADLVIVAPATADMLAKAAHGLADDLLTNTLLTARCPVVFAPAMHTEMWEHPATQENVATLRRRGALVIEPAVGRLTGVDTGKGRFPVPAELFEVVRRVLARGDLAQDLAGRHVVVSAGGTREPLDPVRFLGNRSSGKQGYALARSAAARGARVTLVAANAALPDPAGVDVVPVGTAMQLREAVLKAAADADAVVMAAAVADFRPETYAAGKIKKKDGQEPAPITLVRNPDILAEIAGERARPGQVIVGFAAETDDVLANGRAKLERKGCDLLVVNEVGERKTFGSEENEAVVLGADGSETPVPYGPKEALADTVWDLVAGRLS; translated from the coding sequence ATGGAGCAGTACGCATCCGAGCGCGGGGAGACAGAGGCAGTGGCCGAGAAGCCGAAGGTAGTCCTGGGGGTCAGCGGTGGCATCGCCGCCTACAAGGCGTGTGAGCTGCTGCGGCGGCTGACCGAGTCGGGCCATGACGTGCGCGTGGTGCCCACCGCGTCCGCGCTGCACTTCGTCGGCGCCGCGACCTGGTCCGCGCTCTCCGGCCACCCCGTCTCGACCGAGGTCTGGTCGGACGTCCACGAGGTGCCGCACGTCCGCATCGGCCAGCACGCCGACCTCGTGATCGTCGCGCCCGCCACCGCCGACATGCTCGCCAAGGCGGCCCACGGCCTCGCCGACGACCTCCTCACCAACACGCTCCTGACCGCCCGCTGTCCGGTGGTCTTCGCCCCGGCCATGCACACGGAGATGTGGGAGCACCCGGCCACCCAGGAGAACGTCGCCACGCTGCGGCGGCGCGGCGCCCTGGTCATCGAGCCCGCCGTCGGCCGCCTCACCGGCGTCGACACCGGCAAGGGCCGCTTCCCCGTCCCCGCCGAGCTCTTCGAGGTCGTACGCCGTGTCCTCGCGCGCGGCGACCTGGCGCAGGATCTCGCGGGACGTCACGTCGTGGTCAGCGCGGGCGGGACCCGCGAGCCCCTCGACCCGGTCCGCTTCCTCGGCAACCGCTCCTCGGGCAAGCAGGGGTACGCGCTCGCCCGCAGCGCGGCGGCACGGGGCGCCCGCGTCACGCTCGTGGCGGCGAACGCGGCCCTGCCGGACCCGGCGGGCGTCGACGTCGTGCCGGTCGGCACCGCCATGCAGCTGCGCGAGGCCGTCCTGAAGGCCGCGGCCGACGCCGACGCGGTGGTGATGGCGGCCGCCGTGGCCGACTTCCGGCCCGAGACGTACGCGGCGGGCAAGATCAAGAAGAAGGACGGCCAGGAGCCGGCGCCCATCACCCTGGTCCGCAACCCCGACATCCTCGCCGAGATCGCGGGGGAGCGGGCGCGCCCCGGCCAGGTGATCGTCGGCTTCGCCGCCGAGACGGACGACGTCCTCGCCAACGGCCGCGCCAAGCTCGAACGCAAGGGATGCGATCTGCTGGTCGTCAATGAGGTCGGCGAGCGCAAGACGTTCGGTTCCGAGGAGAACGAGGCCGTCGTGCTCGGCGCGGACGGCAGCGAGACGCCGGTGCCGTACGGGCCGAAGGAAGCGCTCGCGGACACGGTGTGGGATCTGGTCGCGGGGCGGCTGTCCTGA
- the pyrF gene encoding orotidine-5'-phosphate decarboxylase: MSALEPFGTRLRHAMDERGPLCVGIDPHASLLSAWGLDDDIAGLERFTRTVVETLAGTVAVFKPQSAFFERFGSRGIAVLEKAVAELRAAGALVIMDAKRGDIGSTMAAYAETFLHQDSPLFSDALTVSPYLGYGSLKPAVELARENGAGLFVLALTSNPEGAEVQHALREDGRTVAATVLGHLADENAGQAPLGSFGAVVGATLGDLSSYDLGINGPLLAPGIGAQGATPADLPAVFGPAVRNVVPSVSRGVLRYGPDAAGLRGAAERFADEIRAAVEAA, encoded by the coding sequence GTGAGCGCCCTGGAGCCCTTCGGCACCCGGCTGCGCCACGCCATGGACGAGCGCGGCCCGCTCTGCGTCGGCATCGACCCGCACGCCTCGCTGCTGTCCGCCTGGGGACTGGACGACGACATCGCGGGCCTGGAGCGGTTCACGCGCACCGTAGTCGAGACGCTCGCCGGGACCGTGGCGGTCTTCAAGCCGCAGAGCGCGTTCTTCGAGCGCTTCGGGTCGCGCGGCATCGCCGTCCTGGAGAAGGCGGTCGCGGAGCTGCGGGCGGCCGGGGCCCTGGTCATCATGGACGCCAAGCGCGGCGACATCGGCTCGACCATGGCCGCGTACGCCGAGACCTTCCTGCACCAGGACTCGCCGCTGTTCAGCGACGCCCTCACGGTCTCGCCCTACCTCGGATACGGCTCCCTGAAGCCGGCCGTCGAGCTGGCCCGCGAGAACGGCGCCGGGCTCTTCGTGCTCGCCCTGACCTCCAACCCGGAGGGCGCCGAGGTCCAGCACGCGCTCCGCGAGGACGGCCGCACGGTCGCGGCCACCGTCCTCGGTCACCTCGCCGACGAGAACGCCGGACAGGCGCCCCTCGGCTCCTTCGGGGCCGTCGTCGGCGCGACGCTGGGCGACCTCTCCTCGTACGACCTCGGCATCAACGGCCCGCTGCTCGCCCCCGGGATCGGTGCCCAGGGCGCGACCCCGGCGGACCTGCCGGCCGTCTTCGGTCCGGCCGTGCGCAACGTCGTCCCGAGCGTCAGCCGGGGCGTGCTGCGGTATGGGCCGGATGCGGCGGGCCTGAGAGGTGCCGCGGAGCGCTTCGCGGACGAGATCCGGGCCGCGGTCGAGGCGGCGTGA